One Glutamicibacter mishrai genomic window carries:
- the guaA gene encoding glutamine-hydrolyzing GMP synthase — protein MTTAPLNPEHKPVLVVDYGAQYAQLIARRVREARVYSEIVPHTLSTEAILAKNPAAIILSGGPSSVYADGAPSVGADLFEAGVPVLGICYGFQAMANALGGTVSETGLREYGRTATTFEGEARSILAGAAQAPTVWMSHGDSVSKAPEGFEVLATTAGAPVAAFANEAKRLYGVQWHPEVKHCEFGQDVLENFLYNGAGLKGDWTADNIADEQIERIRAQVGTGKAICGLSGGVDSAVAAALVQRAIGDQLTCVFVNHGLLREGEAEQVEKDFVASTGAKLYIADERERFLSALDGVTDPETKRKIIGREFIRAFEAAEAAIIAEAASEGEPVKFLVQGTLYPDIVESGGGEGTSNIKSHHNVGGLPEDLQFELVEPLRTLFKDEVRAVGRELGLPEEIVGRQPFPGPGLGIRIIGAVNEERLSILRKADAIARAELTAAGLDDEVWQMPVVLLADVRSVGVQGDHRTYGHPIVLRPVSSEDAMTADWSHLPYDLLSKISNRITNEVDGVNRVVLDVTSKPPGTIEWE, from the coding sequence GTGACTACTGCTCCCCTCAATCCAGAACATAAGCCGGTTCTGGTCGTCGACTACGGGGCCCAATACGCGCAGCTCATCGCTCGCCGCGTACGTGAGGCCCGTGTGTACTCGGAGATCGTTCCGCACACCCTGTCCACCGAAGCCATCCTGGCCAAGAACCCTGCAGCGATCATCCTCTCCGGTGGTCCCTCCAGCGTCTACGCCGATGGCGCCCCATCCGTCGGGGCCGACCTGTTTGAAGCCGGCGTGCCGGTCTTGGGCATCTGCTACGGCTTCCAGGCCATGGCCAACGCCCTGGGCGGAACCGTCTCGGAAACCGGCCTGCGCGAGTACGGCCGCACCGCAACCACCTTTGAGGGCGAAGCCCGCTCCATCCTGGCAGGCGCCGCACAGGCTCCTACCGTATGGATGAGCCATGGTGACTCTGTCTCCAAGGCCCCAGAAGGCTTCGAAGTGCTGGCCACCACCGCCGGCGCACCTGTTGCCGCCTTCGCCAACGAGGCCAAGCGCCTTTACGGCGTGCAGTGGCACCCGGAAGTCAAGCACTGCGAGTTCGGCCAGGACGTCCTGGAGAACTTCCTGTACAACGGTGCAGGCTTGAAGGGCGACTGGACCGCTGACAACATCGCTGACGAGCAGATCGAGCGCATCCGCGCCCAGGTCGGCACCGGCAAGGCCATCTGCGGCCTGTCCGGCGGCGTGGACTCGGCTGTTGCCGCAGCACTGGTGCAGCGCGCCATTGGCGACCAGCTGACCTGTGTCTTCGTCAACCACGGCCTGCTGCGCGAAGGCGAAGCCGAGCAGGTCGAGAAGGACTTTGTCGCTTCCACCGGCGCAAAGCTCTACATCGCTGACGAACGCGAACGCTTCCTTTCGGCTCTGGACGGTGTCACCGACCCGGAGACCAAGCGCAAGATCATCGGCCGCGAATTCATCCGCGCCTTCGAAGCAGCAGAAGCAGCGATCATCGCTGAGGCCGCTTCCGAGGGCGAGCCGGTGAAGTTCCTGGTCCAGGGCACCTTGTACCCGGACATCGTGGAATCCGGTGGCGGCGAAGGCACCTCGAATATCAAGAGCCACCACAACGTGGGCGGCCTGCCAGAGGACCTGCAGTTCGAATTGGTCGAGCCGCTGCGCACCCTGTTCAAGGACGAGGTCCGCGCCGTGGGCCGCGAGCTCGGCTTGCCTGAGGAAATCGTTGGCCGCCAGCCATTCCCTGGCCCAGGCCTGGGCATCCGCATCATCGGTGCAGTCAACGAAGAGCGCCTTTCCATCCTGCGCAAGGCCGACGCGATCGCTCGCGCCGAGCTGACCGCCGCAGGCCTGGACGACGAGGTCTGGCAGATGCCGGTTGTACTGCTCGCCGACGTCCGCTCGGTAGGCGTGCAGGGCGATCACCGCACCTACGGCCACCCGATCGTGCTGCGTCCGGTATCCTCCGAGGATGCCATGACCGCCGACTGGTCGCACCTGCCATACGATCTGCTCTCGAAGATCTCCAACCGCATCACCAACGAGGTCGATGGGGTCAACCGCGTGGTTCTGGACGTGACCTCCAAGCCACCGGGAACCATCGAGTGGGAGTAA
- a CDS encoding SURF1 family protein: MFKTALKLKWIGALIAALALATGFVALSGWQFGASESEPVVKVDKTEKPVALTKHVDIGTELLGTTADQIVTFTGEFVPGTDRLIDDRVEDGKKGVWVISEFKVDGAKQDAGIAVVRGWQPEETTPSAAPKGELKITGRLLPNEGPENEHDLRSATLPSITSAQLANIWDSVLYNGFISAHDITTAKGQAVEQFGIDMIYVGPQPQEAQINWLNVFYGIEWVLFAGFAIFLWYRMVRDDYQRDLDDIAERAAEAREAQPGQTPPAAND, from the coding sequence GTGTTTAAAACCGCTCTGAAGCTCAAGTGGATCGGCGCCCTCATTGCTGCGCTCGCCCTCGCCACCGGATTCGTCGCCCTCTCCGGATGGCAGTTCGGCGCCTCCGAGAGCGAACCGGTCGTCAAGGTCGACAAGACCGAGAAGCCGGTGGCGCTGACCAAGCACGTGGATATCGGCACCGAGCTGTTGGGCACCACAGCCGATCAAATCGTCACCTTCACCGGAGAATTCGTCCCCGGCACCGACCGCCTCATCGATGACCGAGTCGAAGATGGCAAAAAGGGCGTATGGGTCATCAGCGAATTCAAGGTCGATGGCGCCAAGCAGGATGCCGGCATCGCGGTAGTGCGCGGCTGGCAGCCAGAGGAAACCACGCCCTCTGCAGCTCCCAAGGGCGAACTGAAAATCACTGGACGCCTGCTGCCGAACGAAGGCCCGGAAAACGAACACGACCTGCGCAGCGCGACCCTGCCATCGATCACCTCGGCGCAGCTGGCGAATATCTGGGACTCGGTCCTGTACAACGGATTCATCTCGGCCCACGACATCACCACCGCCAAGGGCCAGGCAGTCGAGCAGTTTGGAATCGACATGATCTATGTCGGTCCGCAGCCACAGGAAGCCCAGATCAACTGGCTGAACGTCTTCTACGGCATCGAATGGGTCCTCTTCGCCGGCTTCGCAATCTTCCTTTGGTACCGCATGGTCCGCGATGATTATCAGCGGGACCTTGACGACATCGCCGAGCGCGCCGCCGAAGCCCGCGAAGCTCAACCCGGGCAGACCCCGCCGGCTGCCAACGACTAG
- a CDS encoding BtrH N-terminal domain-containing protein codes for MGQPANLKKQARERMARTGESYTTARKNILTGKPESPKAARAAQARDYAKEAREAKGGAKPKAPKQAPAPAPQDELPEYPAPEDVIQYDAALWHRVLVQAGVTNPVTDAPLSQALLAGLAGGIGFMVFTFEYEETTTATLVTRAHPEPYTQNLLARCGAKINERTTGSAQKAVEYMDAALEAGRAVVVRVAINALPWIDGNEVDEAETIDLAVVGDHENDLLVDDGSGVLNVISPEDLAFARAKRKKEKHWQAWVPSTRSPKAETLAANVLEAIEETTSRLLGTRELSGIPDHFAKNFGITGMHTFAARLRDTTTKTGWTRMFAEPARLAGGMNQLSEFLTDTRFGGEGALRGLYADFLDETSGLPGLSALGEHSADYVQLAQLWDDFAELVDPDIDVDERSAMFERMAQAMDRIAEAEHKAATALAATAQSLASEAR; via the coding sequence TTGGGCCAGCCAGCCAACCTGAAAAAGCAAGCACGCGAACGCATGGCACGCACGGGGGAGAGCTACACCACCGCGCGCAAGAACATCCTCACCGGGAAACCGGAAAGCCCTAAGGCTGCCCGTGCTGCACAGGCCCGCGACTATGCCAAAGAAGCCCGAGAGGCCAAGGGGGGAGCCAAGCCCAAAGCCCCCAAGCAGGCACCCGCGCCAGCTCCACAAGATGAGCTGCCCGAATACCCTGCTCCAGAAGACGTCATTCAATACGACGCAGCACTCTGGCACCGAGTCCTCGTCCAGGCAGGCGTCACCAACCCGGTGACCGATGCCCCGCTGAGCCAGGCATTGTTGGCAGGCCTCGCTGGTGGCATCGGCTTCATGGTCTTCACCTTCGAATATGAAGAAACCACCACCGCAACCCTGGTCACCCGCGCCCACCCGGAGCCATACACCCAGAACCTGCTGGCTCGCTGTGGCGCCAAGATCAACGAACGCACCACCGGGTCAGCCCAGAAGGCTGTCGAATACATGGATGCGGCACTGGAAGCCGGACGCGCTGTCGTCGTCCGTGTAGCCATCAACGCCTTGCCATGGATCGATGGCAATGAAGTGGATGAAGCGGAAACCATTGACCTGGCTGTTGTCGGCGATCACGAAAATGACCTGCTGGTAGATGACGGTTCAGGCGTTCTGAACGTCATCAGCCCAGAAGACCTGGCTTTCGCCCGAGCCAAGCGCAAAAAGGAAAAGCACTGGCAAGCCTGGGTCCCATCCACGCGCTCGCCGAAGGCGGAGACCCTTGCTGCCAATGTCTTGGAAGCCATCGAAGAAACCACCTCGCGCCTGCTGGGAACCCGCGAGCTCTCCGGGATCCCGGACCACTTCGCCAAGAACTTCGGCATCACCGGCATGCACACCTTCGCCGCACGGCTGCGCGACACCACCACCAAGACCGGCTGGACCCGCATGTTCGCGGAACCTGCACGGCTGGCCGGTGGCATGAACCAGCTCTCCGAGTTCCTCACTGACACTCGTTTTGGCGGTGAAGGAGCACTGCGCGGACTGTACGCGGACTTCCTCGATGAAACCTCCGGCTTGCCTGGCCTCTCGGCACTGGGTGAGCACAGCGCGGATTATGTACAGCTGGCCCAGCTTTGGGACGACTTCGCGGAACTGGTTGACCCCGACATCGACGTGGATGAGCGCAGCGCAATGTTCGAGCGCATGGCCCAGGCCATGGATCGCATCGCCGAGGCCGAGCACAAAGCTGCCACAGCGCTGGCGGCCACCGCACAATCATTGGCCTCCGAAGCGCGATAA
- a CDS encoding TetR/AcrR family transcriptional regulator, translated as MPAHQPSSGSRLGRRNDPERREKIMDACLEVIAQAGVTGTSHRKVAAQAGVPLGAMTYYFDGMDDLLHSAFSRFATSISTGFERCMATATDRESACDAVFERILEASSGQGHELILSHELYTLATRDASFRSITTWWMGRSQLALGAHFDPLTARLLDAMIEGLTIHRALDAEPRDPEEIKSAIARIVGA; from the coding sequence ATGCCCGCTCACCAGCCTTCCTCCGGTTCACGTCTGGGCCGCCGCAATGATCCAGAGCGTCGGGAAAAAATCATGGATGCCTGCCTGGAAGTCATAGCCCAGGCCGGGGTCACCGGCACGTCTCATCGAAAGGTCGCCGCCCAGGCAGGCGTTCCGCTGGGAGCCATGACCTACTACTTTGACGGCATGGACGACTTGCTGCACAGTGCCTTCAGCCGTTTTGCTACCAGCATCAGCACCGGATTCGAGCGCTGCATGGCAACGGCCACGGACCGGGAATCGGCGTGCGATGCGGTTTTCGAGCGGATCCTCGAAGCCAGCAGCGGCCAAGGCCATGAGCTGATTCTGTCCCACGAGCTCTACACCCTCGCCACCCGCGATGCCTCCTTCCGGTCCATTACCACCTGGTGGATGGGACGCAGCCAATTAGCGCTCGGGGCACACTTTGACCCGCTGACCGCGCGTCTGCTGGACGCCATGATCGAAGGGCTGACCATTCATCGAGCCCTCGACGCGGAACCTCGCGATCCAGAGGAAATCAAAAGCGCCATCGCCCGGATCGTTGGCGCATAG
- a CDS encoding DUF3817 domain-containing protein: MSSTTPAPKPRKFGGTPAQIRSAAKFYKVFAYITGVMLLLLVVEMIFKYFWSLELFVGGTLADGVANSIGLYNRAEVTGGANISLGILIAHGWLYVVYLFADFRLWSLMRWPFMRFITIALGGVIPFLSFYTESKVHAEVDRELAAHPKAAKRY; encoded by the coding sequence ATGTCCAGCACCACTCCCGCACCAAAGCCCCGGAAGTTTGGCGGCACCCCAGCGCAGATCCGCAGCGCCGCGAAGTTCTACAAGGTCTTTGCCTACATCACCGGTGTGATGCTTCTGCTGCTCGTGGTGGAGATGATCTTCAAGTACTTCTGGTCCCTGGAACTCTTTGTCGGCGGCACCCTGGCCGACGGGGTGGCGAACTCCATCGGCCTGTACAACCGTGCCGAAGTGACCGGGGGAGCGAACATCTCACTGGGCATCCTGATTGCCCACGGTTGGCTGTACGTGGTGTACCTGTTTGCCGACTTCCGCCTCTGGTCGCTGATGCGCTGGCCATTTATGCGCTTCATTACGATCGCCCTCGGTGGCGTGATTCCGTTCCTGTCCTTCTACACCGAGTCCAAGGTCCACGCTGAAGTCGACCGTGAACTGGCTGCCCACCCGAAGGCCGCGAAGCGCTACTAG
- a CDS encoding DUF4011 domain-containing protein: protein MTVVASGQNAAAERVATWVKSLGQSAGADTTLRFAPSTSNSIDITHANPSGLAQFLAGRRTRLSTLLHDAEQYATARRTARALASKISELWEERGIDVGYLAAGVANWRAVHEGKSEPVSAPIMLGRITLTKHVDADDYDLQLVGRATVSPAFVRQFEADHDAKVDVKAVDAAAYSIARFDPARGMDALRHQMAEVPGVVVGHRLLLSTFSELMDPADPAKLTGSHPVIEALIRHDLSEKQAKSAADSKASEALANLVAAKPGNAAAKPETQKPAETAKDEAAKTSEAKSDEGKPAEEGGSRLRRVRNILKDSTRPRKQAGAPEEPSTRKVHTGSSTLAKSSDERDPEDELYLLDADESQSKMLDYIAAGESVAINAAAGTGATQTALNAAALLAAQGKRVLVVAEQRSAAEEFVQLFNEQLDAASLLLEPNEDPEQLRTLLTKAILRNEKATEPQLGSMFKRLRESRHALHEHVKSLHSVRSRWGCSPYQAMQELARLSALEPAPSTTVRLKRSVLDSMGQRGHVAAQLKRAAQLGAYSKEHTTSPWHGAPLRNAEATEQALNLASGLGRDLPILHEHMEKIAKQSQIRLEDSYDKWGDQLQLLVAVRGSLDKFESDIFEGDIDDLIAATATSAWRREHGVEMGSIVRSRLRKIAKEYVRPGMHVADLQAALQAVSVQRDAWRAIATSQRNPQVPGGLLDVEAGYHDAGARIDKLAGMLPPALGSRLREMPIAELLDTIAALVDRREDLGELPERTLISEQLTEAGLGDLLDDFAEREIDADAVDSELELAWWQSVLDAMISGDDFLAMNDGSKLEKIEADYRLADGAHIASGPQRIRWALSRNWKAALADHRAGSRALRDMLKSGAPSIAGLLQLGAPLANSLTPVIVSAPLLLGSALPEDAEFDAVILLEANYLALREVLDALRRSSQVIAIGDEMLGGPKRFEVSVDPTARVIEHKQDRSALSALNKVLVSGSLSTVYRGIDEGLVEQLSTTYYDNSISRLPMAVNISGNSPLLRSEYVPDATGSLANSEDGVQTTAAEVARVVDLVFEHFKNQGRESLAVIASNRSHASAIAEAIRVQLPNHKYAMDYLRSKQEPFVVTTMDRLIGLRRDAVIFAWGYGRTPHGKTLHEFGALSRVGGEQLFVAAMTRSRSRMTLVSSLLPSDVDLNRVYRGARQFFELFGRVEAGDSGVSAMRNPRFDPLVSDLARRLRERGAIVAEDYRGVLDLSAHVFDSADSGIRPLAVVYDGTEHYAELTVRERSRLRPEFFEKHGWRYVPLWTIDVFTDPGAVTERLAKALQLKAPASAATTEDSSLRSSVAAARPVSARDVTTEPAPKEKTGLLKSAKSKQDPKAGAASEVSGEEPAEGNEAKAPEAPAAGESKPSTPAPVPASQATEQPESEK from the coding sequence ATGACTGTCGTGGCTAGTGGACAGAATGCTGCCGCAGAGCGGGTAGCAACCTGGGTAAAATCCCTGGGGCAAAGTGCCGGTGCCGATACCACCTTGCGGTTTGCTCCGTCGACGTCCAACAGCATCGACATCACCCATGCCAACCCCTCGGGGCTGGCCCAGTTCCTGGCTGGACGGCGCACCCGCCTGTCCACCCTGCTCCACGACGCTGAGCAGTACGCCACCGCGCGCCGCACCGCCCGCGCCCTGGCCTCCAAGATCAGCGAACTCTGGGAAGAACGCGGCATCGACGTCGGCTACCTGGCCGCCGGTGTCGCCAACTGGCGTGCCGTGCACGAAGGCAAGAGCGAACCGGTCTCCGCACCGATCATGCTCGGCCGCATCACCCTGACCAAGCACGTTGACGCCGATGACTACGACCTGCAGCTGGTCGGCCGCGCCACCGTGTCCCCGGCCTTCGTTCGCCAGTTCGAGGCAGACCATGACGCCAAGGTCGACGTCAAAGCCGTAGACGCCGCCGCCTACTCCATCGCCCGCTTTGATCCGGCGCGCGGCATGGATGCCCTGCGCCACCAGATGGCCGAGGTTCCCGGAGTTGTCGTAGGCCACCGCCTGCTGCTGTCCACCTTCTCCGAACTGATGGACCCCGCTGATCCTGCCAAGCTCACCGGCTCGCACCCGGTTATCGAGGCGCTGATCCGCCATGACCTGAGCGAGAAGCAGGCCAAGAGCGCCGCCGACTCCAAGGCCTCTGAAGCCCTGGCCAACCTCGTGGCCGCCAAGCCGGGCAATGCCGCTGCCAAGCCGGAAACCCAGAAGCCAGCTGAAACCGCCAAGGATGAGGCAGCCAAGACCAGCGAAGCAAAGAGCGACGAGGGCAAGCCGGCGGAAGAAGGCGGTTCGCGTCTTCGCCGGGTGCGCAACATCCTCAAGGACAGCACGCGTCCGCGCAAGCAGGCCGGCGCGCCGGAAGAGCCCTCCACCCGCAAGGTCCACACCGGCAGCAGCACCCTGGCCAAGTCCTCGGATGAGCGCGACCCGGAAGACGAGCTCTACCTGCTGGATGCCGACGAGTCCCAGTCCAAGATGCTCGACTACATCGCCGCCGGCGAATCGGTGGCCATCAACGCCGCCGCCGGCACCGGTGCCACCCAGACCGCGCTGAACGCCGCTGCCCTCCTGGCAGCCCAGGGCAAGCGCGTCCTGGTCGTGGCAGAACAGCGTTCGGCCGCCGAGGAATTTGTGCAGCTGTTCAACGAGCAGCTGGATGCCGCCAGCCTCTTGCTGGAACCCAATGAGGATCCAGAGCAGCTGCGCACCCTGCTCACCAAAGCCATCCTGCGCAACGAGAAGGCCACCGAACCGCAGCTGGGTTCGATGTTCAAGCGCCTGCGCGAATCCCGCCACGCGCTGCACGAACACGTGAAGTCCCTGCACTCGGTACGCAGCCGCTGGGGCTGCTCGCCCTACCAGGCCATGCAGGAGCTGGCACGGCTCTCCGCATTGGAACCGGCACCGTCCACCACCGTGCGCCTGAAGCGTTCGGTCCTGGACTCCATGGGCCAGCGCGGCCATGTTGCAGCGCAGCTCAAGCGCGCCGCCCAGCTTGGCGCCTACTCCAAGGAACACACCACCAGCCCATGGCATGGCGCTCCGCTGCGCAATGCCGAAGCCACCGAGCAGGCACTGAACCTGGCCAGCGGCCTGGGCCGGGATTTGCCGATCCTCCATGAGCACATGGAGAAGATCGCCAAGCAGTCGCAGATCCGGCTGGAAGACAGCTACGACAAGTGGGGAGACCAGCTGCAGCTGCTGGTTGCCGTGCGCGGCTCCCTGGACAAGTTCGAGTCGGACATCTTCGAGGGCGACATTGATGATTTGATCGCCGCCACGGCGACCAGCGCCTGGCGCCGCGAGCACGGCGTGGAAATGGGCTCCATCGTCCGTTCCCGCCTGCGCAAGATCGCCAAGGAATACGTTCGTCCCGGCATGCACGTCGCTGACCTGCAGGCAGCCTTGCAGGCGGTCTCGGTGCAGCGCGATGCGTGGCGCGCCATCGCCACCAGCCAGCGTAACCCGCAGGTTCCTGGCGGATTGCTTGACGTCGAGGCCGGCTATCACGATGCCGGAGCCCGCATCGACAAGCTGGCCGGCATGCTGCCGCCAGCCTTGGGCTCCCGCCTGCGCGAAATGCCTATCGCGGAATTGCTCGATACCATCGCAGCCCTGGTCGACCGCCGCGAAGACCTTGGCGAACTGCCAGAGCGCACCCTGATCTCCGAGCAGCTCACCGAGGCCGGCCTGGGAGACCTGCTCGATGACTTCGCCGAGCGCGAGATCGATGCCGACGCCGTGGATAGCGAACTGGAATTGGCCTGGTGGCAGTCCGTGCTGGACGCCATGATTTCCGGCGATGATTTCCTCGCGATGAATGACGGCTCCAAGCTGGAGAAGATCGAAGCCGACTACCGCCTGGCCGACGGCGCGCATATCGCTTCCGGCCCGCAGCGCATCCGCTGGGCCCTGTCACGCAATTGGAAGGCCGCCCTGGCTGACCACCGTGCTGGATCCCGCGCCCTGCGCGACATGCTCAAGTCCGGTGCCCCGAGCATTGCCGGCCTGTTGCAGCTGGGCGCGCCATTGGCGAATTCGCTGACCCCGGTCATCGTTTCCGCCCCGCTGCTGCTTGGCAGCGCCCTGCCTGAGGATGCGGAATTCGACGCAGTCATCCTCCTGGAAGCCAACTACCTGGCCCTGCGTGAAGTGCTTGATGCGCTGCGCCGCTCCAGCCAGGTCATCGCCATCGGTGATGAAATGCTCGGCGGTCCGAAGCGCTTCGAAGTTTCCGTTGACCCCACCGCCCGCGTCATTGAGCACAAGCAGGACCGCTCGGCGCTCTCGGCACTGAACAAGGTGCTGGTCTCCGGTTCGCTGTCCACCGTATACCGGGGGATTGACGAAGGACTGGTGGAGCAGCTGTCCACTACCTACTACGACAACAGCATCTCGCGCCTGCCAATGGCTGTGAACATCAGCGGCAATTCGCCGCTGTTGCGCAGTGAATACGTTCCGGACGCCACCGGCTCGCTGGCCAACAGCGAAGACGGCGTGCAGACCACTGCTGCCGAGGTAGCCCGCGTTGTTGATCTGGTCTTCGAGCACTTCAAGAACCAGGGCCGCGAGTCCCTGGCGGTCATCGCCTCGAACCGCAGCCATGCCTCGGCCATCGCCGAAGCGATTCGCGTGCAGCTGCCGAATCACAAGTACGCCATGGATTACCTGCGCTCCAAGCAGGAACCATTCGTCGTGACCACCATGGACCGTTTGATCGGCTTGCGTCGCGACGCGGTGATCTTCGCTTGGGGTTACGGACGCACTCCTCACGGCAAGACCTTGCATGAATTCGGTGCGCTCTCACGTGTTGGCGGCGAGCAGCTCTTTGTTGCCGCGATGACCCGTTCGCGCAGCCGCATGACACTGGTTTCCAGCTTGCTGCCAAGCGACGTGGACCTGAACCGCGTGTACCGCGGTGCCCGTCAGTTCTTTGAACTCTTCGGACGCGTGGAAGCTGGCGACTCCGGTGTCAGCGCCATGCGCAACCCGCGCTTTGACCCGCTGGTCTCGGATCTGGCCCGCCGTCTACGTGAACGCGGTGCCATTGTGGCCGAGGACTACCGTGGCGTCCTGGATTTGTCGGCCCACGTCTTCGACTCGGCAGATAGCGGCATTCGCCCGCTGGCCGTGGTCTACGACGGCACCGAACACTATGCGGAATTGACCGTGCGCGAGCGCAGCCGCCTGCGTCCCGAATTCTTCGAAAAGCACGGCTGGCGTTATGTACCGCTGTGGACTATCGATGTCTTCACGGATCCCGGAGCGGTCACCGAGCGCCTGGCCAAGGCCCTGCAGCTCAAGGCTCCAGCCAGTGCGGCCACGACTGAAGATTCTTCGTTGCGCAGCTCGGTGGCAGCGGCTCGTCCGGTATCGGCACGAGACGTGACCACTGAACCGGCGCCAAAGGAAAAGACCGGCCTGCTGAAATCAGCGAAGTCCAAGCAGGATCCCAAGGCCGGCGCAGCTTCTGAGGTATCAGGCGAAGAACCAGCCGAGGGCAACGAGGCGAAGGCACCGGAAGCACCGGCGGCCGGTGAATCGAAGCCAAGCACCCCCGCACCGGTTCCAGCAAGCCAGGCAACTGAACAGCCGGAGTCCGAGAAGTAA
- a CDS encoding sugar O-acetyltransferase, which produces MTGNYFEGDSRSNRERMLAGDLYIADDPENERLHQRGVQLADAYHRADVAADPKAREILAELVGTLGEGAHVNSPLFVDYGENLHIGARTFINYNLTALDVATITIGADCQIGPNVQLLTPTHPINPQPRRDKLEAAQPITLGDNVWLGGGVIVCPGVTIGENSVIGAGSVITKDIPANVVAVGNPARVIRNIG; this is translated from the coding sequence ATGACTGGAAATTATTTTGAAGGAGACTCCCGCAGCAACCGCGAGCGCATGCTTGCAGGTGACTTGTACATCGCGGATGATCCGGAGAATGAACGCCTCCACCAGCGTGGCGTGCAGCTAGCAGACGCCTATCACCGGGCGGACGTGGCGGCAGATCCCAAGGCGCGCGAGATCCTCGCTGAACTTGTCGGCACCCTGGGGGAAGGCGCTCATGTCAATTCGCCGCTCTTCGTGGACTATGGGGAAAACCTTCACATCGGCGCGCGAACCTTCATCAACTACAACCTCACAGCACTGGACGTCGCCACCATCACCATCGGCGCAGACTGCCAGATCGGGCCAAACGTCCAGCTGCTGACACCCACCCACCCAATTAATCCACAGCCACGACGCGACAAGCTTGAAGCAGCGCAGCCGATCACCCTGGGCGATAATGTGTGGCTCGGTGGTGGCGTGATCGTATGCCCCGGGGTAACTATCGGCGAAAACTCGGTGATCGGTGCAGGGTCCGTGATCACCAAAGACATTCCAGCCAACGTCGTCGCCGTGGGAAACCCGGCACGCGTGATCCGGAACATTGGATAA
- a CDS encoding GuaB3 family IMP dehydrogenase-related protein, whose amino-acid sequence MSNEIEIGRGKRAQKAYSLDDVAIVPNRRTRDPKDVSVSWQIDAFQFETPILGAPMDSVTSPATAIALGKLGGLGVLNLEGLWTRYENPETVLAEIAGLKSEAATRNDPKITAKLQELYSAPIQPELITSRISEIRDSGVVVAGSLTPQRTQEHYKTVVAAGVDIFVIRGTTVSAEHVSKTTEPLNLKQFIYELDVPVIVGGAAGYTPAMHLMRTGAAGVLVGFGGGASSTTRRTLGIHAPMATAIADVAAARRDYIEESGGRYVHVIADGGMGNSGDIVKAIAMGADAVMLGTALARAEEAPGAGYHWGMEAVHEASPRGDRARVGTVGSLQKVLYGPSHETNGTSNLVGALRRSMATTGYSTLKEFQRVDVVLSPYESDRY is encoded by the coding sequence GTGAGTAACGAGATTGAGATCGGCCGCGGCAAGCGGGCACAAAAGGCATATTCCCTGGACGACGTAGCGATCGTACCGAATCGCCGTACCCGTGATCCGAAGGACGTTTCGGTGTCCTGGCAGATTGACGCATTCCAGTTCGAGACCCCTATCCTGGGCGCACCAATGGACTCGGTGACTTCACCGGCTACCGCCATTGCCCTGGGCAAGCTCGGTGGCCTGGGCGTACTGAACCTCGAAGGCCTATGGACCCGTTACGAGAACCCGGAAACCGTACTGGCCGAAATCGCTGGCCTGAAGTCGGAAGCCGCAACGCGCAATGATCCGAAGATCACCGCAAAGCTGCAGGAACTGTACTCGGCGCCAATCCAGCCGGAACTGATCACCTCGCGCATTTCCGAAATCCGCGACTCCGGCGTGGTTGTTGCCGGCTCGCTGACTCCGCAGCGCACCCAGGAGCACTACAAGACCGTAGTAGCTGCTGGCGTGGACATCTTTGTCATCCGTGGCACCACCGTTTCGGCCGAGCACGTCTCGAAGACCACCGAACCACTGAACCTCAAGCAGTTCATCTATGAACTCGACGTCCCAGTCATCGTGGGCGGTGCAGCTGGCTACACCCCAGCCATGCACCTGATGCGCACCGGTGCTGCCGGAGTCCTGGTGGGCTTCGGCGGCGGCGCATCGTCGACCACCCGCCGCACCCTGGGCATCCACGCCCCAATGGCCACCGCCATTGCCGACGTTGCTGCTGCTCGCCGCGACTACATCGAAGAGTCCGGCGGACGCTACGTCCACGTCATTGCCGATGGCGGCATGGGCAACTCAGGTGACATCGTCAAGGCCATCGCCATGGGCGCCGACGCAGTCATGCTCGGCACCGCACTGGCTCGTGCTGAAGAAGCTCCAGGCGCCGGTTACCACTGGGGCATGGAAGCCGTTCACGAGGCAAGCCCACGTGGCGACCGCGCCAGGGTCGGCACCGTTGGTTCCCTTCAGAAGGTCCTCTACGGTCCATCACATGAAACCAATGGCACCTCGAACCTGGTGGGCGCGCTGCGCCGCTCGATGGCCACCACCGGCTACTCGACCCTGAAGGAATTCCAGCGCGTAGACGTTGTGCTTTCTCCTTACGAGTCCGACCGCTACTAG